The following proteins come from a genomic window of Campylobacter coli 76339:
- a CDS encoding Translation initiation factor 3: protein MSKEKEVLLNEEIRADEIRCIGDDGKVYGIISSDEALEIANRLGLDLVMIAADAKPPVCKIMDYGKFRYQQEKKQKEAKKKQKVIDIKEIKLSVKIAQNDINYKVKHALEFLEQGKHVRFRVFLKGREMATPEAGVVLLEKIWTMIENDANRDKEPNFEGRYVNMLVTPKKA from the coding sequence TTGAGTAAAGAAAAAGAAGTATTGCTCAACGAAGAAATTAGAGCGGACGAAATCAGATGTATAGGTGATGATGGCAAAGTATATGGCATTATCAGCAGTGATGAAGCTTTGGAGATTGCAAATCGTTTAGGACTTGATCTTGTAATGATAGCTGCAGATGCAAAGCCACCTGTTTGTAAGATTATGGATTACGGAAAATTCCGTTATCAGCAAGAGAAAAAACAAAAAGAAGCGAAGAAAAAACAAAAAGTGATCGATATAAAAGAAATCAAGCTTTCTGTGAAAATCGCTCAAAATGATATAAATTACAAAGTAAAACATGCTTTAGAATTTTTAGAACAAGGTAAGCATGTGAGATTTCGTGTGTTCTTAAAAGGGCGTGAAATGGCGACTCCTGAGGCAGGCGTAGTTTTGCTTGAAAAAATTTGGACTATGATAGAAAATGATGCTAATCGTGACAAAGAGCCAAATTTTGAAGGACGCTATGTTAATATGCTCGTAACTCCAAAAAAAGCTTAA
- a CDS encoding Threonyl-tRNA synthetase, whose amino-acid sequence MEKEIIAYLDDEKIVDSQSKNSTGLKEIYFDNSKQSLEVIRHSCAHLMAQAIKSLYPEAKFFVGPVIEDGFYYDFRVNSKIGEEDLAKIEKKMKEFAEAKQEIEKYEITKSEAIAKFKDDDLKQEVLLRIPDGKVSIYKQGEFEDLCRGPHVPNTKFLRNFALTRVAGAYLGGDEKREMLTRIYGTAFADKESLKEHLRIIEEAKKRDHRKLGTELKLFTFDDEIGGGLPIWLSNGARLRSKLEQMLYKIHRLRGYEPVRGPELLKADAWKISGHYANYKENMYFTQIDEQEYGIKPMNCVGHIKIYQSDVRSYRDLPLKFFEYGVVHRHEKSGVLHGLFRVREFTQDDAHIFCMPSQIKEQVLEILAFVDNLMKLFDFSYEMEISTKPAKAIGDDEIWDTATKALKEALDEQGLKYGIDEGGGAFYGPKIDIKITDALKRKWQCGTIQVDFNLPERFKLEYTDSNNEKKQPVMLHRAILGSFERFIGILTEHCAGEFPFFIAPTAVGIVPISDSHTAYAKEIQRALLELNIDSEVYEKNESLSKKIRTAEKQKLPMILVLGDEEVAKRSVALRDRRAKEQKNLSLEEFINLVKEKMSEVHF is encoded by the coding sequence ATGGAAAAAGAAATTATTGCATATTTAGATGATGAAAAAATAGTTGATTCTCAAAGTAAGAATTCTACTGGTTTAAAAGAAATTTATTTTGATAATTCTAAACAAAGTTTAGAGGTGATACGCCATTCTTGCGCACATTTAATGGCACAAGCAATCAAAAGCTTATATCCTGAAGCGAAATTTTTTGTAGGTCCGGTGATAGAGGATGGTTTTTATTATGATTTTCGTGTGAATTCTAAAATCGGCGAAGAGGATTTAGCAAAAATTGAAAAAAAGATGAAAGAATTTGCCGAAGCTAAACAAGAAATCGAAAAATACGAAATCACAAAAAGCGAAGCTATCGCTAAATTTAAAGATGACGATTTAAAACAAGAAGTTTTACTCCGTATTCCTGATGGAAAAGTAAGTATTTATAAACAAGGAGAATTTGAAGATCTTTGTCGTGGTCCTCATGTACCTAATACCAAATTTTTACGCAATTTTGCACTTACGCGCGTTGCTGGAGCTTATCTTGGTGGCGATGAAAAAAGAGAAATGCTTACGCGTATTTATGGTACTGCTTTTGCAGATAAAGAGAGTTTAAAAGAGCATTTAAGAATCATAGAAGAAGCTAAAAAACGCGATCATAGAAAATTAGGAACTGAGCTTAAACTCTTTACTTTTGATGATGAGATAGGTGGTGGACTTCCTATTTGGCTAAGCAATGGTGCAAGACTTAGATCAAAACTGGAGCAAATGCTTTATAAAATTCATCGTTTGCGTGGTTATGAGCCTGTGCGTGGGCCTGAGCTTTTAAAAGCAGATGCATGGAAGATTAGCGGGCATTATGCAAACTATAAAGAAAATATGTATTTTACTCAAATTGATGAGCAAGAATACGGCATAAAACCAATGAATTGTGTAGGACACATTAAAATCTATCAGAGTGATGTAAGAAGTTACCGTGATTTACCTTTGAAATTTTTTGAATACGGCGTGGTGCATAGACATGAAAAAAGCGGTGTTTTACACGGACTTTTTAGGGTAAGAGAATTCACTCAAGATGATGCACATATCTTTTGTATGCCAAGCCAAATTAAAGAGCAAGTACTTGAAATTTTAGCTTTTGTTGACAATTTGATGAAATTATTTGACTTTAGTTATGAGATGGAAATTTCAACCAAACCTGCTAAAGCTATAGGCGATGATGAAATTTGGGATACAGCTACCAAAGCTTTAAAAGAAGCTTTAGATGAGCAAGGTTTAAAATACGGCATTGATGAGGGCGGCGGTGCTTTTTATGGACCAAAAATCGATATTAAAATCACGGATGCTTTAAAAAGAAAATGGCAGTGTGGGACTATACAAGTAGATTTTAATCTTCCTGAACGCTTTAAGCTAGAATATACAGATAGTAACAATGAGAAAAAGCAACCTGTAATGCTTCATCGTGCGATTTTGGGTTCTTTTGAAAGATTTATAGGAATTTTAACCGAGCATTGCGCAGGGGAATTTCCATTTTTTATCGCACCAACTGCAGTAGGTATAGTGCCGATTTCTGATTCTCATACTGCTTATGCAAAAGAAATTCAAAGAGCCTTGCTAGAATTAAATATCGATAGCGAAGTATATGAGAAAAATGAGAGTTTAAGTAAGAAAATTCGCACTGCTGAAAAACAAAAATTACCTATGATTTTAGTTTTAGGCGATGAAGAGGTGGCAAAGCGAAGCGTTGCTTTAAGAGATAGAAGGGCTAAGGAGCAAAAAAATCTTAGCTTGGAAGAATTTATCAACTTAGTTAAGGAGAAAATGAGTGAGGTACATTTTTGA
- a CDS encoding Undecaprenyl-diphosphatase, with amino-acid sequence MDNLHALILGIIEGLTEFLPVSSTGHMILGTTILGIDINEFWKSFLIIIQLGSILAVLFVFWRKLFKGLDIWFKLAVGFFPTGLIGLVLYKYLKELFNGYVVVAMLILGGIVFIVIELAHKNKEYKTDSLEKVSFLQAFCIGIIQSLAMIPGTSRSGASIIGGLLLGLNRKTAAEFSFLLAIPTMIIATAYSIYKEPELLSNANALVPLSIGFVTAFIVAVFVIKFFLKFISKFDFIPFGIYRIVLGILFFYLYYSGILNAGSEFKL; translated from the coding sequence ATGGATAATTTACACGCTTTAATACTTGGAATCATTGAGGGTTTGACTGAATTTTTACCTGTTTCTTCTACAGGGCATATGATTTTAGGAACAACTATTTTAGGTATTGATATTAATGAATTTTGGAAAAGCTTTTTAATCATTATACAACTAGGATCGATTTTAGCAGTGCTTTTTGTGTTTTGGCGTAAGCTTTTTAAAGGGCTTGATATTTGGTTTAAACTTGCAGTTGGCTTTTTTCCTACAGGGCTCATAGGACTTGTGCTTTATAAGTATTTAAAAGAGCTTTTCAATGGCTATGTAGTGGTTGCGATGCTTATCTTGGGTGGTATTGTTTTTATTGTTATTGAATTAGCTCATAAAAATAAAGAATATAAAACTGATTCTTTAGAAAAAGTGAGTTTTTTACAAGCTTTTTGCATAGGTATTATCCAATCTCTAGCAATGATTCCAGGTACTTCAAGGAGTGGGGCAAGTATTATAGGCGGACTTTTGCTAGGGCTTAACCGTAAAACAGCAGCCGAATTTAGCTTTTTGCTTGCTATCCCTACAATGATAATCGCGACTGCTTATAGTATCTATAAAGAACCTGAACTTCTTAGCAATGCTAATGCTTTAGTCCCTTTAAGCATAGGTTTTGTCACGGCTTTTATAGTGGCGGTTTTTGTGATTAAATTCTTTTTAAAATTCATTTCAAAATTTGATTTTATTCCTTTTGGAATTTATAGAATAGTGTTGGGAATTTTATTTTTTTATTTGTATTATAGCGGTATTTTAAATGCTGGAAGTGAGTTTAAGTTGTAA
- a CDS encoding oligopeptide transporter: MHKTHSLPELTLRGLILGSILTVIFTASNVYLGLKVGLTFSSSIPAVVISMAVLSLFKTSNILENNMVQTQASAAGTLSSVIFVIPGLFMCGYWSEFPLWQTFMICLCGGGLGVLFTIPLRRAMVVESKLAYPEGRAAAEILKVANKDQSDKKGKQGVKEIALGSFIAAIFSLLSSGFKLIASESSFAFIWNKMAFGFSTGYSLALLGAGYLVGLAGAIALFVGMFLAWGVFTPYLSGFEFDNIKNASELASSVWAAKVRLIGTGAIAIAALWTLIELLKPVIDGIKEIVKNVKISDTQSQESTDKDLSLKSIFILFIMMVVGLFITFYSFVSDANLSSYYQILFALTGTIISVLIGFFVAAACGYMAGLVGSSSSPISGIGLIGIIISSLVILLLGSNLFNDPMLSKFAIALAIFTTSVILATAAISNDNLQDLKTGYLVGATPWKQQVALLIGCVFGALAIVPVLNLLYQAYGFVGAMPREGMDASSALAAPQANLMSTIAQGIFNHNIEWSYIAFGVVVGVFIIIIDKILRKNGNLSLPPLAVGIGIYLPPSVNIPLVIGGILKYFVMRYLANKYQNNSHKNEKISAHEQKGTLFASGLIVGESIFGVIIAAITVFSVSMGGSESPLELSFLNIHNNELLGLIFFIGVIVYFIKRIVKTH; the protein is encoded by the coding sequence ATGCATAAAACTCATTCTTTACCTGAACTTACCCTGCGTGGTTTAATTTTAGGAAGTATTTTAACTGTGATTTTTACAGCTTCAAATGTATATTTAGGACTTAAAGTAGGGCTTACTTTTTCTTCTTCTATACCTGCAGTTGTTATTTCTATGGCGGTTTTAAGCCTTTTTAAGACTTCTAATATTTTAGAAAACAATATGGTTCAAACCCAAGCTTCGGCAGCAGGCACACTTTCATCAGTTATCTTTGTCATTCCAGGACTTTTTATGTGTGGATATTGGAGTGAATTTCCTTTATGGCAAACTTTTATGATTTGTTTATGTGGTGGTGGGCTTGGAGTACTTTTTACCATACCTTTAAGAAGAGCTATGGTGGTTGAAAGCAAGCTTGCTTATCCTGAAGGTAGAGCAGCGGCTGAAATTTTAAAAGTAGCCAATAAAGATCAAAGCGATAAAAAAGGCAAGCAAGGTGTTAAAGAAATAGCTTTGGGTTCTTTTATAGCTGCTATATTTAGTTTGTTAAGTAGTGGTTTTAAACTTATCGCGAGTGAAAGTAGTTTTGCTTTTATTTGGAATAAAATGGCTTTTGGTTTTTCTACAGGGTATTCTTTAGCACTTTTAGGAGCAGGATATCTTGTGGGTTTGGCAGGTGCTATAGCTCTTTTTGTAGGAATGTTTTTGGCATGGGGAGTTTTTACTCCTTATCTTTCAGGCTTTGAATTTGATAATATAAAAAATGCTAGTGAGCTTGCTTCTAGTGTTTGGGCGGCTAAGGTTAGACTTATTGGTACTGGAGCGATCGCCATAGCAGCGCTTTGGACTTTAATAGAGCTTTTAAAACCCGTGATTGATGGTATTAAAGAAATTGTAAAAAATGTTAAAATTTCTGATACACAAAGTCAAGAAAGTACAGATAAAGACCTTTCTTTAAAAAGCATTTTTATACTTTTTATAATGATGGTTGTAGGCTTATTTATTACTTTTTATAGTTTTGTATCCGATGCAAATTTAAGCAGCTATTATCAGATTTTATTTGCTCTAACGGGTACTATTATTTCTGTATTGATAGGGTTTTTTGTTGCAGCAGCTTGTGGCTATATGGCAGGACTTGTAGGATCTTCATCTTCTCCTATTTCAGGAATCGGGCTTATCGGGATTATTATTTCATCCTTGGTGATTTTACTTTTGGGCTCAAATTTATTTAACGATCCTATGCTTTCTAAATTTGCTATAGCTTTAGCTATTTTTACAACCAGCGTTATTTTGGCAACTGCTGCTATTTCAAACGATAATTTGCAAGATTTAAAAACAGGCTATTTAGTCGGCGCTACCCCTTGGAAACAGCAAGTTGCTTTACTCATAGGTTGTGTTTTTGGAGCTTTAGCTATAGTTCCTGTTTTAAATTTGCTTTATCAAGCTTATGGCTTTGTTGGGGCTATGCCAAGAGAGGGTATGGATGCTTCATCCGCACTTGCAGCTCCTCAAGCAAATTTAATGAGTACTATAGCACAAGGAATTTTTAACCACAATATCGAGTGGAGTTATATAGCTTTTGGAGTAGTTGTGGGTGTATTTATCATTATTATAGATAAGATACTAAGAAAAAATGGCAATTTATCCTTGCCACCTTTAGCTGTGGGTATTGGTATTTATTTGCCACCATCTGTAAATATCCCTTTGGTGATCGGTGGAATTTTAAAATATTTTGTGATGAGATATCTAGCAAACAAATATCAAAATAATTCTCATAAAAATGAAAAAATTTCAGCTCATGAACAAAAAGGAACTTTATTTGCCTCAGGACTTATCGTAGGGGAAAGTATTTTTGGCGTTATTATAGCTGCGATTACTGTTTTTTCTGTTAGCATGGGTGGAAGTGAAAGTCCTTTGGAATTAAGCTTTTTAAATATACATAATAATGAATTATTAGGTTTGATATTTTTTATAGGAGTGATAGTTTATTTTATCAAGCGTATTGTTAAAACTCATTAG
- a CDS encoding Putative periplasmic protein yields the protein MLLADSVKLQGTIAEVYDNNKTLLIDSIYGGQMAVKVLPNTEIDMDNCGIFGIDKNGKFKDLKVGDFLEVKVYYPGYSSNPTQTPVIPVAREIDIECYKKAY from the coding sequence ATGCTTCTTGCAGACAGCGTAAAACTTCAAGGCACAATAGCTGAAGTTTATGACAATAATAAAACTTTACTTATAGATTCAATCTATGGTGGGCAAATGGCTGTTAAAGTATTGCCAAACACTGAAATAGATATGGATAATTGTGGAATTTTTGGTATAGACAAAAACGGAAAATTCAAAGATCTAAAAGTAGGAGATTTTCTTGAAGTAAAAGTTTATTATCCAGGATATTCATCTAACCCTACTCAAACACCTGTAATTCCTGTAGCAAGAGAAATTGATATAGAGTGCTATAAAAAAGCTTATTAA
- a CDS encoding Putative periplasmic protein encodes MKKLFAIPAITLLCFIMQIFYMRYVNESFFYNLIQTQSPYYEIKNVNFHKGFLNSKASFTLEDKYNLDLVLKFDLNFNNNYFAKSIAQGKLSNPFKLLDDKLQNKELAWFDIQSLQNDINISVQFQDINLSNEGGNALLENALAEILLDKEELKIKNIHLKINQVDFSQFYAKLYLKNLDYKQKFNKPISFAKLIQLNESTEELKIDFCAINDNTFSSFYSKNTIYLEDDNQTLKMHSQGKANNLSIDFTSQIYQNIHFDQVHFDLIWNQKQSDYKFIPHNLSGEEINLQIQNITLKKENQDINIKGNILLSKQDNKADIQISSPKSPDEIFTWGQFFGGLNQYFTKNEEGMFIMDLQYDANSKFQLKINGNEFTDMDLN; translated from the coding sequence TTGAAAAAACTATTTGCAATTCCTGCTATTACCCTGCTTTGTTTTATTATGCAAATCTTTTATATGAGATATGTCAACGAAAGTTTTTTCTACAATCTTATTCAAACACAAAGCCCTTATTATGAGATAAAAAATGTAAATTTCCATAAAGGTTTTTTAAATTCAAAGGCTAGCTTTACCCTAGAAGACAAGTATAATTTAGATTTAGTTTTAAAATTTGATTTGAATTTTAACAATAATTATTTTGCCAAGTCTATAGCGCAAGGAAAACTCAGTAATCCTTTCAAGCTTTTAGATGATAAATTACAAAATAAAGAATTAGCTTGGTTTGATATACAATCTCTCCAAAATGATATTAATATATCGGTTCAATTTCAAGATATCAATTTAAGCAATGAAGGCGGAAATGCGCTATTAGAAAACGCTTTAGCTGAAATTTTATTAGACAAAGAAGAATTAAAAATCAAAAACATTCATTTAAAAATAAACCAAGTTGATTTTTCTCAATTTTACGCAAAGTTATATCTAAAAAATTTAGACTATAAGCAGAAATTTAACAAACCTATATCCTTTGCTAAATTAATACAATTAAACGAAAGTACAGAAGAATTAAAAATTGATTTTTGTGCAATCAATGACAATACATTCTCTTCATTTTACAGTAAAAATACCATTTACCTAGAGGATGATAACCAAACCCTAAAAATGCATTCTCAAGGCAAAGCAAATAACCTAAGCATAGATTTTACTTCTCAAATTTATCAAAATATTCATTTTGATCAAGTTCACTTTGATCTCATTTGGAATCAAAAACAATCCGATTATAAATTTATACCCCATAATCTTTCTGGCGAAGAGATAAACCTTCAAATACAAAATATCACCTTAAAAAAAGAAAATCAGGATATAAACATCAAAGGAAATATACTTTTGTCTAAACAAGACAATAAAGCCGATATTCAAATTTCTAGCCCCAAATCACCTGATGAAATCTTTACTTGGGGACAATTTTTTGGAGGTTTAAATCAATACTTTACAAAAAATGAAGAGGGTATGTTTATCATGGATCTTCAATATGATGCCAACTCTAAATTTCAGCTTAAAATCAATGGTAATGAATTTACAGATATGGATTTAAACTGA
- a CDS encoding Helicase-like protein, with product MSLALKFRPKTLDEILGQIELVEVFKKFISIQKLPHSLFFGPAGCGKTTFARVVAKEFGLDFYEFDGGNFKLEDLRKIIENYKNSLYKPLIFIDEIHRLSKTQQEMLLIPMENYRCIVIGASTENPYFVLSSGIRSRSMLFEFKNLGQKDLELLLKRVQQEIAFAIEDNAKEFLLKSSDARAMLNLLEFALVLNEKEITLENLKKLTQWGK from the coding sequence ATGAGTTTGGCTTTAAAATTTCGTCCCAAAACCCTAGATGAAATTCTAGGTCAAATAGAGCTTGTGGAGGTATTTAAAAAGTTTATCAGTATACAAAAACTTCCCCATAGCTTATTTTTTGGGCCTGCAGGATGCGGAAAAACAACCTTTGCAAGAGTTGTAGCTAAGGAATTTGGACTTGATTTTTATGAATTTGATGGTGGAAATTTCAAACTTGAAGATTTAAGAAAAATCATAGAAAATTATAAAAATAGTCTTTATAAGCCTCTTATTTTTATCGATGAAATTCATCGTTTAAGCAAAACCCAACAAGAAATGCTTTTAATTCCTATGGAAAATTATCGCTGTATTGTTATAGGCGCGAGCACTGAAAACCCTTATTTTGTTTTAAGTTCAGGCATTAGAAGTCGTTCTATGCTTTTTGAATTTAAAAATCTTGGGCAAAAAGATTTAGAACTTCTATTAAAACGAGTGCAACAAGAAATAGCATTTGCAATAGAAGATAATGCTAAAGAATTTTTACTGAAAAGCTCTGATGCTAGAGCTATGCTGAATTTACTTGAATTTGCGTTGGTTTTAAATGAAAAAGAAATCACTTTAGAAAATTTAAAAAAACTTACGCAATGGGGTAAATAG
- a CDS encoding Helicase-like protein, whose product MSSKDTHYILASALIKSLRGSDVDAAIYYLARLIDAGESADFIARRLIIFASEDISNADPNALNLAVSTLTAVKNIGYPEARIILSQCVVYLASAPKSNSSYNAINKALDYVKNNPALEIPNYLNNNHPERKNYLYPHDFGGWVKQNYLSKNLNFYESKGIGEEARLLENLNKLKNIKS is encoded by the coding sequence GTGAGCTCAAAAGATACTCATTATATTTTAGCAAGCGCTCTTATTAAAAGTTTGCGAGGAAGCGATGTGGATGCTGCTATATATTATCTTGCTCGTTTGATCGATGCAGGAGAAAGTGCTGATTTTATCGCTAGGCGTTTGATTATCTTTGCAAGTGAAGATATATCCAATGCTGATCCTAATGCCTTAAATTTAGCCGTTTCTACTCTTACTGCAGTAAAAAATATCGGCTATCCTGAAGCAAGAATTATACTTTCTCAATGCGTTGTTTACCTAGCAAGCGCCCCAAAATCAAATTCAAGCTATAATGCTATAAATAAAGCTTTAGACTATGTAAAAAACAATCCCGCACTTGAAATCCCCAATTATTTAAACAATAATCACCCCGAAAGAAAAAACTATCTTTATCCCCATGATTTTGGTGGATGGGTAAAACAAAACTATCTTAGCAAAAATTTAAATTTCTATGAAAGCAAAGGCATAGGAGAAGAAGCGAGATTGCTTGAGAATTTAAACAAATTAAAAAACATCAAGTCCTGA
- a CDS encoding Dihydrodipicolinate reductase has protein sequence MINIGIYGAKGRMGKQIEECLKSENKAKVAALFDKDDNLEEFFEKSDVIIDFSSPNGTHELLNYARTMPKPLVIGTTGLDEKTLHLMQNASEVMPVFYATNMSLGVAVLNHLASKASEMLRNFDIEILEMHHRHKKDAPSGTAMTLAQGVAKARNLDLEKVRISGRDGIIGERSKDEIAVMSLRGGDIVGRHTVGFYEEGEFLELNHTATSRATFAKGAIRIAIWLNTQEPKMYSINDFLGI, from the coding sequence ATGATCAATATAGGAATTTATGGCGCTAAAGGGCGCATGGGCAAACAGATCGAAGAATGTTTAAAAAGTGAAAACAAAGCAAAAGTAGCTGCACTTTTTGATAAGGATGATAATTTAGAAGAATTTTTTGAAAAAAGTGATGTTATCATTGACTTCTCATCTCCAAATGGCACTCACGAACTCTTAAATTACGCAAGAACAATGCCAAAACCTCTAGTAATTGGCACAACAGGATTGGATGAAAAAACCCTACATTTAATGCAAAATGCAAGTGAGGTAATGCCTGTTTTTTATGCGACTAATATGTCTTTAGGGGTTGCAGTTTTAAACCATCTGGCTAGCAAAGCAAGCGAGATGTTAAGAAATTTTGATATAGAAATTTTAGAAATGCACCATCGCCACAAAAAAGATGCTCCAAGTGGCACTGCTATGACTTTAGCACAAGGTGTAGCAAAAGCTAGAAATTTGGATCTTGAAAAAGTAAGAATAAGCGGAAGAGATGGCATCATAGGCGAAAGAAGCAAGGATGAAATCGCTGTGATGAGTCTAAGAGGTGGAGATATTGTAGGACGCCATACTGTAGGCTTTTATGAAGAGGGTGAATTTTTAGAATTAAACCATACCGCAACTTCAAGAGCAACTTTTGCTAAAGGAGCGATTAGAATCGCTATTTGGCTTAATACACAAGAGCCAAAAATGTATTCAATTAATGATTTTTTAGGAATTTAA
- a CDS encoding Amidophosphoribosyltransferase encodes MCAVVGVINSKNASTYAYYALFAMQHRGQEASGISVSNGKTIKTIKAKGEVSQIFNPDNLKTLEGEIAIGHNRYSTAGNSSLNDAQPVAATSVLGDIALAHNGNLVNKEEVRSRLIEDGAIFQTNMDTENVVHLIARSKKESLKDRFIESLQECIGAYCFVLASKDKLYVVRDPYGVRPLSLGRLKDGGYIVASETCAFDLIEAEFIRDVKPGEMIIFTQGNDKFESIELFKQEPRICAFEYIYFARPDSIIEGKSVYEIRKKMGEALAKKFTHSADFVVPVPDSGVSAAIGFAQYLKIPLEMAIVRNHYIGRTFIEPTQELRNLKVKLKLNPMHKVLKDKEIVVVDDSLVRGTTSKKIISLLRAAGASKIHLAIACPEIKFPDTYGIDTPTFEELISANKNLEEVREYVEADSLSFLSIEELTQSIGDERKYSLISFDGDYFIK; translated from the coding sequence ATGTGTGCTGTAGTAGGAGTTATAAATTCAAAAAATGCAAGCACTTATGCTTACTATGCTCTTTTTGCTATGCAACACCGAGGACAAGAAGCAAGTGGCATTAGCGTAAGTAACGGTAAAACTATCAAAACTATCAAAGCCAAAGGTGAAGTCAGTCAAATTTTTAACCCTGATAATCTAAAAACCCTAGAGGGCGAAATCGCCATAGGACACAATCGCTATTCTACAGCGGGAAATTCAAGCTTAAATGATGCTCAGCCCGTAGCTGCGACTTCAGTTTTAGGAGATATTGCTTTAGCACACAATGGAAATTTGGTCAACAAAGAAGAAGTAAGATCAAGACTTATCGAAGATGGAGCTATCTTTCAAACCAATATGGATACTGAAAATGTCGTCCATCTCATAGCAAGAAGCAAAAAAGAAAGCTTAAAAGATAGATTTATCGAAAGCTTGCAAGAATGTATAGGAGCTTATTGTTTTGTTTTAGCAAGTAAAGATAAACTTTATGTTGTAAGGGATCCTTATGGGGTGCGTCCTTTGTCTTTAGGGCGTTTAAAAGATGGAGGCTATATCGTAGCAAGCGAAACTTGCGCTTTTGATCTGATAGAAGCAGAATTTATACGCGATGTTAAACCTGGAGAAATGATTATTTTCACTCAAGGAAATGATAAATTTGAAAGTATAGAACTTTTTAAACAAGAGCCTAGAATTTGTGCTTTCGAATATATTTATTTTGCTAGACCTGATAGCATTATAGAAGGAAAAAGCGTATATGAGATACGCAAAAAAATGGGAGAAGCTTTAGCAAAGAAATTTACTCATAGTGCTGATTTTGTAGTGCCTGTTCCAGATAGTGGCGTAAGTGCTGCCATAGGTTTTGCACAATATTTAAAAATTCCACTTGAAATGGCTATAGTTAGAAACCATTATATAGGCAGAACCTTTATCGAACCTACCCAAGAACTTAGAAATTTAAAAGTAAAATTAAAATTAAACCCTATGCATAAAGTTCTAAAAGATAAGGAAATTGTCGTGGTAGATGATAGTTTGGTGCGTGGAACAACTTCTAAAAAAATCATTTCCTTACTTCGTGCCGCAGGTGCAAGCAAAATTCACTTAGCTATAGCTTGCCCTGAAATTAAATTTCCAGATACTTATGGGATCGATACTCCAACCTTTGAAGAACTCATTAGTGCTAATAAAAATTTAGAAGAAGTACGCGAATATGTAGAAGCGGATTCGCTTAGCTTTTTAAGTATCGAAGAATTAACTCAAAGCATAGGGGATGAAAGAAAATATTCTTTGATTAGCTTTGATGGAGATTATTTTATTAAATAA
- a CDS encoding CAAX amino terminal protease family protein, whose amino-acid sequence MILTFILLALALTLLSFKKIKLSFIVLAISGILAYYHNIIEISFIIFIGVFFLLSLYYKNNKNIFLELLIVAFCLLLFMHFIPGANNIKILDKVHASEHSSAFTLYFSFDKPLGVFLLFLLMPSLFENLNRIKPKLFQAVLLFASPFLLLSIPWYLGVIKMEIGFPSWIVYFLFSNLFLVALVEEAFFRGYLQQRLQGLIGGAGALLLASLAFGVAHYKAGILMIIFASLAGLIYGMAWRYSKSLWLSVFFHYGLNLTHLFFFTYPSYVK is encoded by the coding sequence ATGATCCTAACTTTTATCTTATTAGCTTTAGCTTTGACATTACTTTCGTTTAAAAAAATAAAATTATCTTTTATTGTATTAGCAATCAGTGGAATTTTAGCTTATTATCATAATATCATAGAAATAAGTTTCATTATTTTTATAGGTGTATTTTTTTTATTGTCTTTATATTATAAAAACAATAAAAATATATTTTTAGAGCTTTTGATAGTGGCATTTTGTTTGCTTTTATTTATGCATTTTATCCCAGGTGCTAATAATATAAAAATTCTAGATAAAGTTCATGCAAGTGAGCATAGCAGTGCTTTTACTTTGTATTTTAGCTTTGATAAGCCTTTGGGTGTTTTTTTACTCTTTTTGCTTATGCCAAGTTTGTTTGAGAATTTAAATAGAATAAAACCAAAGTTATTTCAAGCAGTGTTATTGTTTGCAAGTCCTTTTTTGCTTTTATCCATCCCTTGGTATTTGGGTGTAATTAAAATGGAAATAGGCTTTCCTTCTTGGATAGTGTATTTTTTATTTTCTAATTTATTTTTGGTTGCTTTGGTTGAAGAGGCATTTTTTAGAGGCTATTTACAACAAAGATTGCAAGGTTTGATAGGAGGTGCAGGAGCGCTTTTGCTTGCAAGTTTGGCATTTGGAGTAGCGCATTATAAAGCAGGTATTTTAATGATAATCTTTGCTTCTTTGGCGGGTTTGATTTATGGAATGGCTTGGAGATATAGTAAGAGTTTGTGGCTTAGTGTATTTTTTCATTATGGTTTAAATTTAACACATTTGTTTTTCTTTACTTATCCCTCTTATGTAAAATAG